In a genomic window of Polycladomyces abyssicola:
- a CDS encoding aminoglycoside 6-adenylyltransferase, with protein MKQQLYNIWQSLFVMCDLFRETAKEVALHFGF; from the coding sequence ATCAAACAACAACTATATAATATTTGGCAGTCGCTTTTCGTGATGTGTGATCTTTTTAGGGAAACCGCGAAAGAGGTCGCACTGCATTTTGGCTTCTAA